From the genome of Colletotrichum higginsianum IMI 349063 chromosome 4, whole genome shotgun sequence, one region includes:
- a CDS encoding GMC oxidoreductase: protein MTFALSLVLSLVAGLVAAQCQEQVKTSLDAVREEYDYVVVGGGTSGLVVANRLSENPNKTVLVIEYGDFANTVNVTVPYFVITDQSARLYNVTSVPQAHLGNRTSRLRIGATVGGSSTVNGMAWDRGSAADYDAWGALGNPGWSWETLLKYFRKSSTFSPPSQEYVEEYGYEWSPGAYGNGPVQVGFPSWQWPEAALQAQSWVEDGTVPKLTDGADGDNVGIAWLPTNSGGENATRSTAETAYFHPASGRQNLHLLVRHYGAAVKFEGNETAGLDIGSRDGSETKFIKSKNVVLAAGAVNTPRILQLSGIGSERLLQSLDIAVVVDLPGVGANFQDHPAIFMVYDFTNDTAINPTLMSNETFYNRSWAEYQANRTGPHTHAWGNRVVFTSLQDLDPANYRSIAEAVGEQEPLHHLPGVYAENSALVEGFLRQRDVLMEQFLDAKAGVMEFTFGGAENIPVALQKPLSRGTVTINSTDPDPAVAPLVDFNTIANPVDALLLTRAVAKARAFMSSPAVEPLGAVEVMPGPGVTSDAEIKAVMRDSWLASSLDHPVGTAAMMPREWGGVVDSRLSVYGVEGLWVVDASIMPILPAAHTQATVYAVAEYAADLIKGFE from the exons TCGCCAACAGGCTCAGCGAAAACCCAAACA AGACGGTGTTGGTCATCGAGTACGGAGACTTTGCCAACACGGTCAACGTCACCGTCCCGTACTTCGTAATCACCGACCAGTCAGCCCGCCTCTACAACGTCACCTCTGTCCCGCAAGCCCACCTCGGCAACCGCACTTCACGGCTGCGCATCGGGGCCACTGTGGGCGGGAGCTCAACCGTCAATGGCATGGCCTGGGATCGGGGTTCGGCGGCCGACTACGACGCATGGGGAGCTCTCGGGAACCCGGGTTGGAGCTGGGAAACTCTGCTGAAGTACTTCCGCAAGTCCTCGACATTTTCACCCCCTTCTCAGGAGTACGTTGAGGAGTACGGCTACGAATGGAGCCCGGGGGCGTACGGGAACGGGCCTGTGCAGGTTGGTTTCCCCTCGTGGCAGTGGCCGGAAGCAG CCCTCCAGGCCCAATCCTGGGTCGAGGATGGCACAGTTCCCAAACTGacggacggcgccgacggggacaacgtcggcatcgcctgGCTGCCCACGAACTCGGGGGGCGAGAACGCAACTCGTTCGACTGCCGAGACCGCGTACTTTCACCCAGCTAGTGGCCGCCAGAACTTGCACCTGCTTGTGCGCCACTACGGAGCAGCTGTCAAGTTTGAAGGTAACGAGACGGCCGGGCTCGACATCGGCAGCCGAGATGGCTCAGAGACCAAGTTCATCAAATCCAAGAACGTCGTCCTGGCTGCAGGTGCTGTCAATACTCCTCGGATATTGCAACTGAGCGGTATCGGCTCAGAAAGACTTCTTCAGTCCCTCGACATCGCGGTTGTAGTTGATCtgcccggcgtcggcgcaaACTTTCAAGACCACCCTGCCATCTTCATGGTTTACGACT TTACCAACGACACAGCCATTAACCCGACTCTGATGAGTAACGAAACCTTCTATAACAGGTCATGGGCGGAGTACCAGGCCAACAGGACCGGGCCGCACACTCACGCCTGGGGAAACAGGGTCGTTTTCACGTCCCTACAAGACCTCGACCCGGCTAACTATCGGTCCATTGCAGAAGCAGTCGGCGAGCAGGAACCGCTACACCACCTCCCTGGGGTCTACGCGGAGAACTCGGCCTTGGTCGAGGGCTTCCTCCGGCAGCGAGACGTCCTGATGGAGCAGTTCCtcgacgccaaggccggcgtgATGGAGTTCACgttcggcggcgcggagaACATCCCCGTGGCCCTGCAGAAGCCGCTATCGAGGGGCACGGTCACCATCAACAGCACCGACCCGGACCCGGCCGTCGCGCCGCTGGTCGACTTCAACACGATCGCCAACCCTGTGGACGCGCTGCTCCTCACGCGAGCAGTGGCCAAGGCCCGCGCCTTCATGTCGAGCCCGGCCGTCGAGCCACTCGGCGCGGTCGAGGTCATGCCGGGCCCGGGCGTGACGAGCGACGCCGAGATCAAGGCGGTCATGAGGGACTCGTGGCTGGCTTCGAGCCTCGATCACCCGGtcgggacggcggcgatgatgccccGCGAGTGGGGAGGTGTCGTGGACAGCCGCTTGAGCGTCTACGGGGTCGAGGGCCTCTGGGTCGTGGATGCAAGCATCATGCCTATACTGCCGGCGGCGCATACTCAGGCCACGGTCTACGCTGTGGCGGAGTACGCGGCCGATCTCATCAAAGGCTTCGAGTGA
- a CDS encoding LPXTG-domain-containing protein, which translates to MAQAGSVEMRQPKSDYAAVNTTSSSGNTEDGTENRHHESGYEHTDGGTGDSSLRRLFSFWQLLAFALIFMSSWEVMAMDMGATFYNGGPQTLAWGIVLVVVGAMAQALSMAELAAIQPIAGAQYHWTHFLAPQNHRRFITWMQGWVTWFAWVSALAGSAASEANIIIGLVSTNYPSYKFQPWHITMVIIAQLVACGLINMYAFRTIPWMELIAGVLHIVLWLIFVVVLLTLAPRASADFVFFERTVSSGWTNSFVSWNIGMLVPAWGFIGFDGVVHMAEEVRQAKQAVPRAMLWTIVLNGVLSYGIIMAILFGMGGATEEILASDYPIIPLLFNAAGPKAGTAMVCGLLIITFCVVAASLASVSRITWAWARDGGLPRYFARVHPKHRVPIRSVWLPCIIVTCLSLFTVGNTATATVFSAFTALSSLGLYSSYIIAISCMLHARMTGRIGHGPEYQVQYGGWSLPKGWGLPINIYALLWSMYLTVWLPFPQTVPVTATEMNYAGPIYVVAVVGALTLWFARGKKHWPGLNKTAIENVEAYN; encoded by the exons ATGGCGCAAGCAGGCTCAGTCGAGATGCGGCAGCCCAAGAGCGActacgccgccgtcaacacgACCAGCTCGTCCGGCAACACCGAGGACGGCACCGAGAACCGTCATCATGAGAGCGGGTACGAGCACACCGACGGCGGCACGGGAGATTCGTCGCTGAGG CGGCTGTTCTCGTTCTGGCAACTGCTGGCCTTCGCATTGATCTTCATGTCGTCTTGGGAGGTTATGGCCATGGATATGGGCGCGACCTTTTACAACGGGGGGCCGCAGACGCTGGCTTGGGGCatcgttctcgtcgtcgtcggcgccatggcGCAGGCGCTGTCTAtggccgagctggcggcgaTCCAGCCCATCGCCGGGGCGCAATACCATTGGACTCACTTCCTTGCGCCGCAGAACCACCGACGGTTCATCACG TGGATGCAAGGCTGGGTGACCTGGTTCGCCTGGGTGTCGGCCCTCGCCGGCTCGGCCGCTTCCGaggccaacatcatcatcgggCTCGTCAGCACCAACTACCCGTCCTACAAGTTTCAGCCGTGGCACATCACTATGGTCATCATCGCGCAGCTCGTCGCCTGCGGGCTCATCAACATGTACGCGTTCCGCACGATTCCGTGGATGGAGCTCATCGCCGGCGTGCTGCACATCGTCCTGTGgctcatcttcgtcgtcgtgctCCTGACACTCGCGCCGCGCGCCAGCGCCGACTTTGTCTTTTTCGAGCGCACCGTCAGCTCCGGTTGGACCAACAGCTTCGTGAGCTGGAACATTGGCATGCTGGTGCCGGCGTGGGGGTTCATCGGGTTCGACGGCGTAGTGCacatggcggaggaggttCGGCAGGCGAAGCAggcggtgccgagggcgatgctGTGGACGATTGTGCTCAACGGCGTCCTGTCGTACGGAATCATCATGGCCATCCTGTtcggcatgggcggcgcgACGGAGGAGATCCTCGCGTCGGACTACCCCATCATCCCTCTGCTCTTCAACGCGGCGGGGCCCAAGGCGGGGACGGCCATGGTGTGCGGGCTGCTCATCATCACCTTCTGCGTCGTCGCGGCGTCGCTGGCGTCGGTGTCGAGAATCACTTGGGCATGGGCCCGGGACGGAGGTTTGCCGCGGTACTTTGCCAGGGTACATCCTAAGCACCGCGTCCCGATCCGCTCCGTGTGGCTGCCGTGCATCATCGTCACCTGCCTGTCGTTATTCACTGTCGGGAAcaccgccacggccacggtGTTCTCGGCGTTCACGGCGCTCTCATCCCTGGGCCTGTACAGTTCCtacatcatcgccatctcctGCATGCTCCACGCGCGCATGACGGGACGCATCGGCCACGGTCCCGAGTACCAGGTGCAGTACGGCGGCTGGTCGTTGCCCAAGGGGTGGGGCCTGCCGATCAACATCTACGCGCTTCTGTGGTCGATGTATTTGACCGTCTGGCTGCCGTTCCCACAGACGGTGCCTGTCACGGCGACCGAGATGAACTACGCCGGGCCCAtctacgtcgtcgccgtggtGGGTGCGCTGACGCTGTGGTTCGCCAGAGGCAAGAAGCACTGGCCTGGGTTGAACAAGACGGCCATCGAGAACGTCGAGGCGTACAATTAA
- a CDS encoding Protein YOP1 encodes MFDVFAHLLSSIASFLFPLFASYKALKTSDPAQLTPWLMYWVVLACALLVESWTEWILVWIPFYAYIRLLFLLYLVLPQTQGARIIYQTHVHPFLQNNEAQIEEFISEAHDRLKAAGIAYLKRAIEIIKTSVLGLPPGDPEPAPQPAAAAAPTQTYTQSLLARFSVPTARWAPAGHAGSDFYNLLAGAVSAATSAAAGSAAPGQHQDLSKSGSLIPPELQGGERTSFIAAQRERLAFLIKALDREAAASETASAEAFGRPGSMQLDGSEEEPTQRPPSAHSGLSKSRSETDFEKIDAESGAEDIGGDDEDGTVRRRQTSGGSGGSSWMPWGWGATPTAENPEGGSSSGLQK; translated from the exons ATGTTCGACGTCTTCGCCCACCTCTTATC CTCGATCGCATCCTTCCTATTCCCTCTGTTCGCCTCCTACAAGGCCCTCAAGACCTCCGACCCCGCCCAACTGACGCCATGGCTCATGTACTGGGTCGTCCTCGCCtgcgccctcctcgtcgagtccTGGACTGAGTGGATCCTCGTCTG GATCCCCTTCTACGCCTACATccgcctcctcttccttctctaCCTCGTCTTGCCCCAGACCCAGGGCGCCCGCATCATTTACCAAACCCACGTCCATCCCTTCCTACAAAATAACGAGGCCCAGATCGAGGAGTTTATATCTGAGGCCCATGACCGcctcaaggccgccggcatcgcctACCTCAAGCGCGCCATCGAAATCATCAAGACGAGCGTGCTCGGCTTGCCCCCAGGCGACCCCGAACCCGCGCCCcagcccgctgccgccgccgccccaacTCAGACCTATACCCAGTCGCTCCTCGCCCGGTTTAGCGTCCCCACTGCGCGCTGGGCTCCTGCGGGCCATGCGGGCTCTGACTTTTACAaccttctcgccggcgccgtgtcCGCTGCCACCAGCGCTGCCGCGGGCAGCGCTGCGCCTGGTCAGCACCAAGACCTCTCCAAGTCGGGCTCCCTTATTCCGCCTGAGCTACAAGGCGGTGAGAGGACGAGCTTCATTGCCGCGCAGCGCGAGCGTCTCGCCTTCCTTATCAAGGCCCTCGACCGtgaggccgccgcctccgagacggcctcggccgaaGCGTTTGGCCGTCCCGGCAGCATGCAGCTCGAcggcagcgaggaggagCCTACACAaaggccgccgagcgcgCATAGTGGGTTGAGTAAGTCGCGTAGCGAGACGGACTTTGAAAAGATTGATGCCGAGAGCGGGGCCGAGGAtatcggcggcgacgacgaggacggtaCCGTCCGGCGGAGGCAGAcgagcggcggcagtgggGGATCGTCGTGGATGCCGTGGGGCTGGGGtgcgacgccgacggccgagaaCCCTGAGGGTGGGTCCAGCTCGGGCTTGCAGAAGTGA
- a CDS encoding Glutathione S-transferase, with amino-acid sequence MRPVEMLARRCFHSSQLARGIPTSQLKIPLHSRSRFAHPSRVTAVPTRSLATTRSPPAMASEDLPKVKLYWLNDSRSQNTLWLLEELRIPYTVQTFRREPNRLAPPELADVHPLGKAPVLEITPAADPAGTSTPATAAAPPIRLAESGYITQYLVDHFGHRSPGLVPPRWKPGQEGRIGGETEAYARFQYLLHYVEGSFFPVIVQYLLISVLKSSNVPFLVRPLTSAVASKIYSLVLFPTAQKHLAMLESLLKTAPGVASSSSSPSEAFLCGPDLTAADILISFALVTAETEGAWDAMGHWPGGSARAAHPVLFEYIDRLRRQPGYLKVVEKVKEIEA; translated from the exons ATGCGCCCCGTCGAGATGCTCGCAAGACGCTGCTTCCACTCCAGTCAATTGGCTCGCGGTATCCCCACATCGCAGCTCAAGATCCCGCTTCACAGCCGCAGCAGATTCGCTCACCCGTCGCGCGTCACGGCCGTACCAACACGATCCCTGGCGACGACTCGATCCCCTCCCGCAATGGCGTCCGAGGATCTTCCCAAAGTGAAGCTATACTG GCTGAACGACTCCCGTTCCCAAAACACACTCTGgctgctcgaggagctccgCATCCCCTACACCGTCCAGACCTTCCGCCGCGAGCCGAACCGCCTCGCGCCTCCggagctcgccgacgtccaCCCCCTCGGCAAGGCCCCGGTCCTCGAGAtcacgcccgccgccgaccccgcTGGAACTTCCACtccggcaacggcggcggcaccaccCATCCGACTCGCCGAGAGCGGGTACATCACGCAGTACCTCGTCGACCACTTCGGCCACCGCAGCCCGGGCCTCGTGCCACCGCGGTGGAAGCCGGGTCAGGAGGGccgcatcggcggcgagacggaGGCCTACGCGCGCTTCCAATACCTGCTGCACTACGTCGAGGGCAGCTTCTTCCCCGTCATTGTGCAGTATCTCCTCATTAGCG TTCTCAAATCATCAAACGTCCCCTTCCTCGTCCGGCCCCtcacctcggccgtcgcctccaAGATCTactccctcgtcctcttccccaCCGCGCagaagcatctcgccatgctcGAATCCCTTCTCAAGACCGCGCCGGGCgtggcctcgtcgtcgtcgtcccccaGCGAGGCCTTCCTCTGCGGCCCGGACCTgacggccgccgacatcctcatcAGCTTCGCGCTCGTCACGGCCGAAACCGAGGGCGCCTGGGACGCCATGGGGCACTGGCCCGGCGgctcggcgcgggcggcgcaCCCTGTCCTGTTCGAGTACATCGACCGGCTGCGGAGGCAGCCGGGGTACCTGAAGGTCGTggagaaggtcaaggagatTGAGGCATGA
- a CDS encoding Biotin-protein ligase, translating into MTSRRLNVLVYTGTGTTVESVRHCIYSLRRLLSPTYAVIPVAEAALLKEPWQPTCALLVIPGGGDLGYCRVLNGPGNRRIADFVRRGGAYLGFCAGGYYGSRRCEFEVGDRTLEVIGSRELGFFPGTCRGGAFKGFEYHGERGARAVRLSVKEGFGGGEGEEVLSYYNGGGVFVDAAKYDGVEVLAQYADDIAVDGGEGKAAVIFCKVGSGNVILTGPHPEFAAANLHPQPQLPSYESLISALAAADAARVTFLRACLSKLGLDLSADPAAPPSLSRMHLTAADHAGVSEMLASWEEAITREGEGVDAEEYIHGEHDVFRIEKHSSRWDVDGLRGALPGGEAEAEAGIVDYDGIVKVIVPHDEAWPDAKETPSFNHRLFYNSLKGYRAKEPTAETWGDSLMYGEVVTSTNTLMDKNPKLLAHLPTGFTLTATTQVAGRGRGTNVWVSPAGCLIFSTVINHPAHLAASHPVVFIQYIAAIAIVEAVKSYDDGCADVPVKLKWPNDIYCRDPNTPATEPPSYVKIGGILSNCAYSQGAYQIVLGIGINTTNSRPTTSLNAIAPASLAGGFHLETLLARILTRIEALYGQFRREGFSRDLEARYYAHWLHGGQTVTLEAEAGARAKVVGITRDWGLLKAVEVDSLGRETGRAWALQSDENSFDFWRGLVKRKL; encoded by the exons ATGACCTCACGGAGACTCAACGTGCTGGTCTATACCG GCACCGGCACGACCGTCGAGTCCGTCCGCCACTGCATCTActccctccgccgcctcctgtCCCCCACCTACGCTGTCATCcccgtggccgaggccgccctcctcAAGGAGCCGTGGCAGCCCACCTGCGCactcctcgtcatccccggCGGTGGCGACCTCGGTTATTGCCGCGTCCTCAACGGCCCCGGCAACCGCCGCATCGCCGATTTCGTCCGCCGCGGTGGCGCCTACCTTGGCTTCTGTGCCGGCGGCTACTACGGCAGCCGCCGCTGCGagttcgaggtcggcgaccgCACCCTCGAGGTCATCGGTTCCCGCGAGCTCGGCTTCTTCCCAGGCACCtgtcgcggcggcgccttcaagGGATTCGAGTATCACGGCGAGAGGGGCGCGAGGGCGGTGCGGTTGAGCGTGAAGGAGGGGTTCGGAggcggggagggagaggaggtgTTGAGCTATTACAACGGCGGAGGCGTGTttgtcgacgccgccaagtatgatggcgtcgaggtgcTGGCGCAGTATGCCGATGACATCGCTGTCGATGGGGGAGAGGGCAAAGCCGCCGTGATCTTCTGCAAAGTCGGCTCTGGCAATGTCATCCTGACCGGTCCTCATCCCGA ATTCGCTGCCGCAAACCTCCACCCGCAACCGCAGCTCCCCTCGTACGAGTCGCTCAtctccgccctcgccgccgccgacgccgcccgcgtcaCCTTTCTCCGCGCCTGCCTGTCcaagctcggcctcgacctcagCGCCGACCCGGCCGCGCCACCGTCCCTCTCGCGCATGCACCTGACAGCCGCGGATCACGCCGGGGTGAGCGAGATGCTGGCCTCGTGGGAGGAGGCCATCACCCgcgagggggagggtgtcgacgccgaggagtACATTCACGGCGAGCACGACGTGTTCCGCATCGAAAAACACTCCTCGCGCTGGGACGTCGACGGGCTGAGGGGTGCGCTGCCTGGaggggaggcggaggcggaggcgggcaTTGTCGActacgacggcatcgtcaagGTCATCGTGCCCCACGACGAGGCGTGGCCGGACGCCAAAGAGACGCCAAGCTTCAACCACAGATTGTTCTACAACTCACTCAAGGGGTATCGTGCGAAGGAACCCACGGCGGAGACGTGGGGCGACAGCCTCATGtacggcgaggtcgtcacCAGCACCAACACCCTTATGGATAA AAACCCCAAGCTCCTCGCGCACCTCCCGACCGGTTTCACACTCACGGCGACCACACAGGTTGcgggccgcggccgcggcacGAACGTCTGGGTCTCGCCGGCAGGCTgcctcatcttctcgaccGTCATCAACCACCCGGCGCACCTGGCGGCCTCGCACCCGGTCGTCTTCATCCAGtacatcgccgccatcgccatcgtcgaggctGTCAAGtcgtacgacgacggctGCGCAGATGTTCCCGTGAAACTTAAGTGGCCCAACGACATTT ACTGCCGCGACCCCAACACGCCGGCCACGGAGCCGCCATCGTACGTCAAGATCGGCGGTATCCTGTCCAACTGCGCCTACTCCCAGGGCGCATACCAGATCGTCCTGGGCATCGGCATCAACACGACCAActcgcggccgacgacgtcgctcaacgccatcgcgccggcgtcgctgGCGGGCGGGTTCCACCTCGAGACGCTGCTCGCGCGAATCCTCACGCGCATCGAGGCGTTGTACGGGCAGTTCCGGCGCGAGGGCTTCTCGCGCGACCTCGAGGCGCGGTACTACGCGCACTGGCTGCACGGCGGGCAGACGGTgacgctcgaggccgaggccggcgcgcGGGCCAAGGTCGTGGGCATCACGAGGGACTGGGGCCTGctgaaggccgtcgaggtggACTCGCTGGGCAGGGAGACGGGGCGGGCGTGGGCGCTGCAGAGCGACGAGAACAGCTTCGATTTCTGGAGGGGGCTCGTCAAGAGGAAGCTGTAG
- a CDS encoding Mitochondrial genome maintenance protein, with protein MASPLAPLRPLLRATSRQSLAQVARITTTPRSKAAAAATTAQRATPAKSTTTSSYVRRSPASNTSRAAAPRAATTTPAPAPKAPATTLTPTPSDPPSAATPLPEAPSTSRPAETTSFSASAGPPYQPHQQQQQQGHAIDWSTSYYGLGSQRFSKEIVDILLQPVNPDDVEVKPDGIIYLPEIKYRRILNAAFGPGGWGLVPKGEVVVGEKIVTREYALVAEGRFISQAQGENNYFALENLPSAVEGCKSNALMRCCKDLGIASDLWDPVFIRQFKKQYADEVWVEHVVTKKKKLVWTRKDVPITYPFKRTN; from the exons atgGCGTCCCCCTTGGCGCCCCTCCGCCCGCTCCTCCGCGCGACCTCACGACAGTCCCTCGCCCAGGTTGCCAGGATAACAACGACACCCCgctccaaggccgccgccgccgccactaCGGCCCAGCGCGCGACCCCAGCGAAATCGACCACCACATCCAGCTACGTCAGGAGATCCCCGGCGTCGAACAcctcccgcgccgccgcgccgagggcggcgaccacaacacccgcgcccgcgccgaAGGCGCCAGCTACAACACTCACACCGACGCCCTCGGACCCCCCCTCAGCTGCAACACCCCTCCCCGAAGCGCCCTCGACCTCCCGCCCCGCCGAAACCACCTCGTTCTCCGCCTCCGCAGGCCCTCCTTACCAGCcacatcagcagcagcaacaacagggGCATGCCATAGACTGGTCGACGTCGTATTACGGCCTCGGCAGCCAGCGCTTCTCCAAAGAGatcgtcgacatcctcctccagccTGTGAACCCGGACGACGTTGAGGTGAAGCCCGACGGCATCATCTACCTGCCCGAGATCAAATACCGCCGCATCCTGAACGCTGCCTTCGGCCCGGGCGGCTGGGGCCTCGTACCCAAGGGCGAGGTTGTTGTCGGCGAAAAGATTGTGACGAGGGAGTATGCTCTCGTCGCGGAGGGACG atTCATCTCCCAGGCGCAGGGCGAAAACAACTACTTCGCGCTCGAGAACCTCCCTTCCGCGGTCGAGGGCTGCAAGTCCAACGCGCTGATGCGCTGCTGCAAGgacctcggcatcgcctCGGACCTCTGGGACCCTGTCTTCATCCGCCAGTTCAAGAAGCAgtacgccgacgaggtctgGGTCGAGCACGTCGtgaccaagaagaagaagctggtcTGGACCCGGAAGGACGTGCCTATTACGTACCCCTTCAAGCGGACGAACTGA
- a CDS encoding Integral membrane protein — protein sequence MASGVIAGLLARSHAPSPSPKMPADVLKEIDDTDVPFFMAGILLPHAVCTLLILARVVSRVWVLRKWFIDDTLIILSWLFSTALCIVYGITATTPSLLGAPPNEAADAVLKDANPYIMRTYLGLIYYQLCLCLTKLSILAFYLRVFVSRQRERYLAWATVAFVLLYGAPMLLMSFLQCHPAPGQFFGQPMMCFGFPDLLISSASLHSATDAWLILMVVPCVMRLDLPRRQKVALGFVMSLGVFVIVASMIRLQLSLHLHYRPNSAAIRNTLGFFVMTVLECDIALICASAPTLRPLLARLFPGLVNSAKKRSLEAADGQSFDLTSLTYHGYPWSTSSTPFTRSRNASVASHLNKTRMPVPPVPALTMAQRTATTLSPGNWIAGTAPRTRDRHCGNDRRPMSDETWAMKRSSSIYSQDSVWEGFGDDDLERQGVILKTMRVSLHSEYIAQPDLDLGRTEPLKINRMSPASGLSGDTWVADRSSSGTKNESIDGALASRLPKEEDNGKPEVPPRSPLRDSRR from the exons ATGGCGAGTGGTGTCATTGCCGGGCTTCTCGCCCGCTCGCacgcgccgtcgccgtcaccgaaGATGCCAGCCGACGTGCTCAAGGAGATT gacgacacCGACGTCCCCTTCTTCATGGCGGGCATCCTGCTGCCCCACGCCGTCTGCACGCTCCTCATCCTGGCCCGCGTCGTCTCTCGCGTCTGGGTCCTCCGAAAGTGGTTCATCGACGACAccctcatcatcctctcCTGGCTCTTCTCCACGGCCCTGTGCATTGTCTACGGCATCACAGCCACGACGCCCtcgctcctcggcgccccgcccaacgaggccgccgacgccgtcctaAAAGACGCGAACCCATACATCATGCGCACCTACCTCGGTCTCATCTACTACCAGCTCTGCCTGTGCCTCACCAAGCTCTCCATCCTCGCCTTTTACCTGCGCGTCTTCGTCTCCCGCCAGAGGGAGCGCTACCTCGCCTGGGCCACCGTCGCCTTCGTGCTCCTGTACGGCGCGCCCATGCTGCTCATGAGCTTCCTCCAGTGCCACCCCGCCCCGGGCCAGTTCTTCGGCCAGCCCATGATGTGCTTCGGCTTCCCCGACCTGCTCATCTCGAGCGCCAGCCTGCACTCCGCCACCGACGCCTGGCTGATCCTCATGGTCGTCCCCTGCGTCATGAGGCTCGACCTGCCCCGCCGCCAAAAGGTTGCCCTTGGCTTCGTCATGagcctcggcgtcttcgtcatcgtcgccagcATGATCCGCCTGCAGCTTAGCCTGCACCTGCACTACCGCCCCAACAGCGCCGCCATACGGAACACGCtgggcttcttcgtcatgaCCGTCCTCGAGTGCGACATCGCCCTCATCTGCGCCAGCGCGCCGACCCTCCGGCCACTGCTGGCAAGGCTGTTCCCGGGGTTGGTGAACAGCGCCAAGAAGAGGTCGCTggaggcggccgacgggCAGAGCTTCGACCTGACGAGCTTGACATACCACGGGTACCCgtggtcgacgtcgagcacGCCATTTACGAGAAGCAGGAACGCCAGTGTCGCGAGCCACCTGAACAAGACGCGAATGCCAGTaccgccggtgccggctcTGACCATGGCCCAGCGCACAGCGACGACGCTGAGCCCGGGGAACTGGATCGCGGGCACGGCGCCGCGGACCAGGGATCGGCATTGTGGGAACGATCGCAGGCCGATGTCTGACGAGACGTGGGCGATGAAGCGCAGCTCGTCCATCTACTCGCAGGACTCGGTCTGGGAGGGGTTCGGCGATGACGATCTCGAGAGGCAGGGCGTCATCCTCAAGACCATGCGGGTGAGCCTCCACTCAGAATATATAGCACAGCCCGATCTTGATCTCGGGAGGACGGAGCCGTTGAAGATCAACCGCATGAGCCCGGCATCCGGGCTCAGCGGCGACACCTGGGTCGCGGATAGGAGCAGCTCGGGTACGAAGAATGAAAGCATCGATGGGGCACTGGCGAGCCGTTTACCCAAGGAAGAGGACAACGGTAAGCCTGAGGTTCCCCCGCGTAGTCCGTTGAGAGATAGTCGGAGATAG